The nucleotide window AACTGGCGAATTTCTCTTGAAATTAGACGATGGTCGTGTAATCGATACCAAAGGCTGGGACGGCTGGGAATGGACGCACGGCATTGGACTCTACGGCCTATGGCACTACTACACGCTGACGGGCAGCACGGCCACGCTCGATATAATCAAGGGCTGGTTCGACAAACAGCTCAGCAAAGGCACTACCAAAAACATCAATACCATGAGCCCGTTCCTCACATTGGCCTACCTGTATGAAGAGACGGGAAACAAGACGTTTGTTCCTTGGTTGGATACGTGGGCGGAGTGGGTCATGCATGGTTTGCCCCGCACAAAGTTTGGTGGTTTCCAGCATGAGACATACAACTCTTTCAACAAAGATGAGCTATGGGATGACACACTCATGATGAGTGCTCTGCCCCTCGCCAAGATTGGTCTCACTCTGAATCGACCCGAATATGTCGAGGAAGCCAAGCGTCAATTCATCCTGCATTGCCAGTACCTATGCGACACAAGCACAGGTCTGTTCTTCCACGGCTGGAAGTGGGAAGACAAGGGTGGATTGGAAGTCGGACACAACTTTGCGGGGGCCCGATGGGCTCGCGGGAACTCGTGGTTAACAATCGCGATTCCGGATTTTATCGAGTTGCTGGACCTGAAGGAGACGGATCCTCTTCGGCTTTTCCTCGTTGGTATACTTGAGTCGCAATGCCGGGCGCTACTGAAGCTGCAATGTGAGAATGGTATGTGGCGAACGCTCCTCGATATCCCGGTCGAGGAAGGCAGCTATGAGGAAGCGTCAGCCACTGCAGGCTTCGCATACGGCATGCTCAAAGCTTGCCGAAAGCGATATATCAGTGGAGAGGTTTACCTGCAGAGTGCGGTTAAGGCGATCAAAGCCGTCATGAGCAAAATCAGCGCAGAGGGCGAGTTGACGGAGACTAGCTTTGGTACAGCCATGGGACATGACTTGCAACATTACAAGGATATTAAGATTACGAGTATGCCGTATGGACAGGCCATGGCCATCATGGCGCTAGGAGAGTTCATGAGAACTTTTATCTAGAAAAATCAATGCATAGGTCCCTGTCGGGATACATGCCCAGTCAGTTTTGCCCGCATTGCTCCTTTTTACTAATCCCCTCTCTAGAGTAAATGTTCCTGAAAGGCAATATTCTCTGCACCA belongs to Pyrenophora tritici-repentis strain M4 chromosome 10, whole genome shotgun sequence and includes:
- a CDS encoding unsaturated glucuronyl hydrolase protein; protein product: MSTLTVHGLTKGQIDEKILLLTHNLINIHDTTGEFLLKLDDGRVIDTKGWDGWEWTHGIGLYGLWHYYTLTGSTATLDIIKGWFDKQLSKGTTKNINTMSPFLTLAYLYEETGNKTFVPWLDTWAEWVMHGLPRTKFGGFQHETYNSFNKDELWDDTLMMSALPLAKIGLTLNRPEYVEEAKRQFILHCQYLCDTSTGLFFHGWKWEDKGGLEVGHNFAGARWARGNSWLTIAIPDFIELLDLKETDPLRLFLVGILESQCRALLKLQCENGMWRTLLDIPVEEGSYEEASATAGFAYGMLKACRKRYISGEVYLQSAVKAIKAVMSKISAEGELTETSFGTAMGHDLQHYKDIKITSMPYGQAMAIMALGEFMRTFI